The Deltaproteobacteria bacterium genome segment CACCTGGCCGCGCTCCAGCGCGCGCAACAGGCGCGGCTGTAGCTCGGCCGAGAGCTCGCCGACCTCGTCGAGGAAGACCGTGCCGCCGTCCGCGCGCTCGAACGCGCCCGCACGATCCGCGACCGCGCCCGTGAACGCGCCGCGCACGTGGCCGAAGAGCTCGCTCTCGATGAGGTTGGGCTGCATCGCCGCGAGATCCACGACCACGAACGGCTTGGTTCCGCGCGGTGAGGCCGCGTGCAGCGCCTCCGCGCAGAGCTCCTTGCCCGTGCCCGTCTCGCCTTGAATGAGCACCGGCGCCTCGGTCGGCGCGATGCGCTCGAGCAACGCGAAGAGCCGCCGCATGGCCAGCGACTGGCCACGCAGCTCACCGAACGACGTCGACATCGACGGCGCGAGCGTGCCCATCGCATCGGCCGCGAGCAGCTGGAGCTCCGTCTTGCCCAGGCGAATCACCGCGCCCTCGCTGACTTCGATCATGTCGAAGCGCGACTCGTGCAGGTAGCTGCCGTTGGTGGAGCCCAGGTCGCGCAGGCGAACGGAGTGACCGAGCGCCTCCACGAGCAGGTGCTCGCGCGAGACGGCCGGGTCGTCGAGCACCAGGTCGCAGCCCGGGTCCTTGCCCACTCGATAGGTGCCGCGCTCGATCAACAGGTCGCTGTGGCCGCCGCGCACCACCAAGCGAAAGCGCGCAGGCGCGCGGGCGCCGCCTTCGAGCAGCTCGGTCGTGCTGATGGCGGGGAGCTTCTCGGTCTCAGACATGGGACTCCGACTCGCAGCTGTGGCCGCGGAAAACGGTTCGCGCGCGCCGAGAATTCCCAAACCGATTCTGCGGTTTGGCCCGCCGATTGCTGAAGCGCCCACGTCCCGCGGCACCACCGCGGGCGTCACGCCCGCCGCGTTTCTGTAGCTCGTTGTCCACACGCGCGGCGGCCTGAAGCGGCGAGAGCCGCACGGAGTCGAGATGTCCAAGCAACACGTGAAGCCTGCTGTCCTCACCCGCTGCATGGGCCTGCTGGCTGGCCTGTCGGCGCTCGCAGTGCCTGCCGCAGCGCAGGCGACCGCAGTCTGGGCCACGCACGCCACCGTGAAGGTGCGGCCGAGCGATGCCCCGGGCGCCAACACCAGCGTGCAGATCAGCGCCGCACGCAATGAGTTCGAGCCGTTCCAGGTGGTGGTGCAGGGCGCCGCCACCGGCGTGCAGGCCACCGCCAGCGCGCTCACCGGCCCGGGCACCATCCCGGCGAGCAATATCGCGATCTATCGAGAGGCCCTCTACAACGCGACCCAGGCCTCGGGCCCCGACGGCGCGACCGGGCAGTGGCCCGACGGCCTGGTGCCCGACGTCGACGCCTACGCGCACGAGAAGCGGAACGCCTTCCCCTTCGATGTGGCGGCAGGCCAGGAGCAGGCGCTCTGGGTGGACGTCTTCGTGCCGCCCGACACGCCGCCGGGCAGCTACACGGGCACGGTGACCGTCACCGGCTCGGGGATTCCCAATGGCACCGTCGACGTTCCTGTCACGCTCACGGTGCATCAGTTCACGCTGCCCTCCACGCCGAGCCTGAAGACGGCCTTCGGCATGTGGTGGGGCGGTCCGTGCGCCGCGGAGTACGGCGACTCGAGCTGCGGCGGGAACACGGCCGAGCTGGAGTCGCTGCGCTCGCTCTACGTGCAGGCCGCGCTCGATCACCGCATCTCGATTGAGGGCGCGGTGTACCAGGGCCCGTCCGGCAGCGACTGGACCCACTTCGACCAGGTGTACGGCCCGCTGCTCGACGGCACGGCGCCGACCAAGCTTTCGGGCGCCAAGCTCACCGAGGTGCGCTACCAGGCGAGCCGCGACGTCCCCACGGCCACGAACTGGGCGCAGCACTTCCACGCCAAGGGCTGGTTCAACCAGCTCTTCGACTACACCTGTGACGAGCCGCCCGCGACTTGCGCCTGGAGCGACATCCCCGCGCGCAACTCGATCATGAAGGCGGCGGACCCGTCGTTCCGCACGCTGGTGACGACCTCCATCGAGAGCTCGAACGCGCAGGGCGTCACCCCGGACATCAACGTGATGGTGCCGGTGGTGAACTTCCTCGAGCCCAAGGGCTCGGCGAACGATCGCTCGGCGTACGACCCCTTCCTCGCAACGAGCGGCAACGAGCTCTGGTGGTACCAGAGCTGCATGAGCCACGGCTGCGGTGCGGGCGCGACCGATCCCTACTGGGCCGGCTGGCCGAGCTACGCCATCGACGCGAGCGCCATCCGCGCGCGCGCGCAGGAGTGGCTCTCGTTCAAGAACAACGTCTCCGCCGAGCTCTACTACGAGACGATGATGCACTCCGCGACTGCCTGGACCGACCAGTTCGACTTCGGCGGCAACGGCGACGGCACGCTCTTCTACCCGGGCCAGCCGTCGGTCATCGGCGGCACCACGCACGTGCCGGTGGAGTCGATTCGACTCAAGCTCATCCGCGAGGGCATCGAGGACTACGAATACTTGAAGATGCTCTCTGACCTCGGCGACGGCGCCTGGGCCCAGCAGCAGGCTGCGGCGCTGTTCCCCTCGGCGGGCGACGCCAGCAGCGTGGATCCCAACGAGCTCTACGCCGTGCGTGAGGCCATCGCCCAGCGCATCGACTCGCACATGGTGCAGGCCACCACGAGCACGTCGACGAGCACGTCCACCACCGGCACCACCGGCGCGGTCACCACCAGCACCACCGCTACCGGTGGCACCACCGGCGGCGGCGCGACGACGACCACCGCCTCGACCGGCACGACCGGCGGCAGCACGGGCAGCACGGTGACCTCGACGTCGACCGGCGGCTCGAGTGGCTCGACCGGCACACACGTGACCGCGACCGTCTCGAGCACCACCACCGGTGGCTCGACCGGCAGCACCTCGACGGCGACCAGCAGCAAGAAGTCCGGCGGCTGCGGCGTGCTCGGCGCGGGCCCGGATGTGCTGTCCATCGTGGGCGCGATTTGGGCGATGCGGCGGAGGAAGAAGAAGCAGCAGTAGACCCTTCCGCCACGCGAACCCCATCCTCCAACCCCTTCCCCGTCACGCGGGGAAGGGGTGTCGTTTTTGTAATCAGACGGTTAATGCCGACCGGGCACCCCCGAACGAGCCGCAAGCCACGATCGGGCACTCCACTCAGGCGTGGTTTGGTCGGACATGCTCTGCTAAACCGGCGTCCGCTTGTTCGAGGAGAGCCGCTTGCGTCCCGTCTTCACCGCCGTCGTTCTCGCTGCTGCCGCGATCCTGATGGGCGCGAGCCCGCCCACGCCACCGCCGGGCGCGCCCAAGAAGCTCCCCGGCACCCTCGGCCCCGGCACCGAGCTCCTCGACCGCGTGAAGGTCGCGCCGTTCATCGCGCGCGGCCACGTGCTGCCCGCCCCCACCGGCGGCGAGAGCAGCTTCAAGGTCCACATCGACCGCTGGCTCAAGGGAACGAACCCGTCGAGCGACCTGGTGGTCGAGTTCAACCAGCAGCGGCCCATCACCGCCGACGGCCACGGGGAGCTGCTCTTCCTCGCGCCGCCGATGCAGCGCGCCGACGCCGGCAAGACCTCCGACCTGCGCGCCATCACCGAGCCCGGCGAGCGCTACGAGTTCCCAGACTCCCAGGCCGGCGCCATCGACCAGGCCGTGCTCGACCTCATCGCCGGCGCGCCCGAAGACAAGGTCCTCGGCCAATTGGTGAAGCTCACGCCGCGCTTCTCCGTGCCCGCCGCCTCGCGCCTCGCGCTTCACGCCACGCGCGATCCGGGCGCGCTCGCCGCCGCCAACGAGGCCGCGCTCGCCCCGGACACCCAGGCCGAAGCCCGCACCAGCCTCATCGAGCTCCTCGGCGCCAAGCTGCCCACCAGCACCCTCGAGCAGCTCGCCAAGGGCCCGGACGAGCGCACCCAGCTCGCCGCGCTCGCCGCGCTCGGTCGCCTGGCCGCCAACGAGCCCGACAAGCGCCCGCAAGCCGTGGCCGCGCTCCAGTCCGCCGCCAGCTCATCGAACCCGCACGTGCAGCTCGCCGCCGCCCAGGCGCTCGCTGGGGCGGGACAGGCCTCGGCGCTGCCGACGCTCGACGCGCTGCTCGCTGGCTCCGACGCCGCCGTCCGCGCCGAGGCCGTGCGCGCCCTGGGCGAGCTCGCCCGCCACGGCAACGACGACGCCTACGCGCGCCTGGCCAAGCTCTCCACCGATGCCGATCCAGAGGTGAAGGCCCGCGCCCTGGGCGCCCTCCGCGAGCTCGGGCCGCGGGCGGCTCCGCAGAGCTCCAATCTGGTCCTGTTCGCGGGCGTGAGCGTCGGGATTGTGGTGGCCCTGGTGGCCCTGTTCGTGATGCGCCGCAAGAAGGCCTGATCGTCCGGGCGCGGACGCCCGCGGATTTGTTGGCCGAACGGGGATCGTCCCAGCGGGATTCGTACTAGGATTGCGTGGGCCCGCGTGCCGACCGCGTCGGCGGCCGCGATGTGCCAGCAACTCCGCGTGTCCGAGGCCTTCGGTCGCTACCAGCTGCTCAAGAAGCTCGCCACCGGCGGGATGGCGGAGATCTGGCTCGCGCGGCAGCAGGGCATGGAGGGCTTCTCCAAGCTCCTGGTGATCAAGCGCATCCTGCCGCACCTCGCCGAGAACGAAGAGTTCATCAACATGTTCCTGGACGAGGCCCGCATCGCGGCGCGCCTCAACCACGCCAACGTGGTGCAGATCTTCGACCTCGGCGCCCAGGGCGAGCACTACTTCATCGCCATGGAGTACCTGCACGGCGAGGACGCTCGACGCGTCTGGCGCCAGGCGGAGCGTCAGAGCAAGCCGCTGCCCATCGCGCTGGCGTGCCGCATCGTCATGGATGCGTGCGCCGGCCTCGACTACGCCCACAAGAAGACCGACGACGCCGGCAAGCCGCTGAACATCGTCCACCGCGACGTCTCGCCGCAGAACATCATCGTCACCTTCGAAGGCAGCGTGAAGGTGGTCGACTTCGGCATCGCCAAGGCCGCCGACCAGAGCTCGGTCACCAAGAGCGGCGTGGTGAAGGGCAAGTACAGCTACATGAGCCCGGAGCAGGCCTCGGGCGCGCGCAACATCGATCACCGCACGGATCAATTCGCCCTGGGCATCGTGCTCTACGAGCTGGTCACGGGCGAGCGGCTCTTCAAGCGCGGCAGCGACCTGGAGACCCTGCGCGCCGTGGAGAAGTGCCAGGTGATGCCGCCCTCCCAGGTGAACTCGCGCGTGCCGCTCACGCTCGACGCCGTCATCCTCCGCGCCCTCCAGAAGGACCCCGACCAGCGCTACAAGGACTGCCAGGCCATGCAGCTGGCCCTCGAGGACTGGCTGCTGCAGAACCGGCTGCCCAACTCCTCGGCGCAGCTCGCGTCGTTCCTCGCGGAGATCTACTCCGAGCGGCTCGAAGAGGAGCGCAAGCTCGGCCATCCCATCTGGGACGAGCAGCCCGATCCGAACGCCAGCCTCCCGGGCGTTCGCGAGGATCCGGGCAGCTCGCCGAACACCGCCGCGGCCAAGCCCAAGAGCATCTCGCTGGCGGGCTCGCGCCCCCGAAGCCTGGGCATGAACAGCGGCCCGTTCGCGATGGCCGTGGGGGCGCCAGATCCGATTCCCTCGGTGCCGCCCAAGCCGGCGCCGCCGGTGGCCTCGAGCCCCTCGCTGCGCGCGCAGGCCACCACGGATCCGCCTTCGCTTCGACGGGGCACCGTCGATGCGCCCTCGGTGCGCCGGCCCACCCACGACGCGCCGTCGATTCGCCGCCCGGGCGTGGAGCCCGCCAACAACCTCGCCGTCGACGACGGCGCGACCTTCGCCGAGCAGAACACCGTCTCCGAGACGAATGGATCGAAGTCGAACTCCATCTCGCGCGAGCAAGCGCGGGGTCAGGCGCGGCGCAGCCTCTGGGTGGGCGTGGGCGCGGGCGGGCTGGTGGTGCTGCTGGGCATGATCGGCCTGGCGCTGCTCACTTCGAAGCCACAGCCGGTGTCGCCGCCGCCCGCCGACACCCACGGCACGACCTCCGTGGACCCCGCGGCCGTGGCGAAGATCGCCACGCTCACCTTCACCAGCAAGCCGTCGTTCGCGCACATCTTCGTCGATGGCCAGGAGCTGGGTCAGGCGCCCATCACCGCCAGCTATCCGCTCGGGCGCACGCTGCGGCTCGAGGCCCGGCTCGACGGCTACCTGACCGACTCGCGCACCTACGCCGTGGAGAAGACGGGGACCGTGGGCTTCGAGCTCGGCAAGGAGAAGGAGAAGGAGACGCCGCTCACGCCCTCGGGAACCACCACGGGCGGCGCGGTGACCCGGCCCGAGCCCAGCAAGGCCTTCATCGTGCTCGAGAGCCCCATGCCGCTCGCCGTGACCCTCGACGGCAAGCAGGTGCACCTGCCGCTCCAGGAAGCCATCAACCTCAAGAGCCACGTGGTCACCGCGGCCTATCTTCACCTCGACTACAGCAGGCGCTTCGAGCTCCAGCCGCGCGCCGGCGAGCGGCTCGCCCCCAAGCTCACGCCCGGGGTGGGCAAGCTGCTCGTCACCATCAAGAACCAGGGCTACGCCGACGTCTACGTGGGCGGCGTGGCGCACGGCCAGGTCCCCGAGCCGCCGTTCGAGCTCGCCGAGGGCGAGCACACCCTCACCTTGAAGAACGCCGAGCTCGGCAAGATCAAGACGGTGAAGGTGAACATCACCGCCGGTCAGACCACCACCGTGCCCGTCGACCTCGACGCGGATTGAGCCCCGGCTCCCGCGCAGGGCCTTGACCTCCAATCGGAATTCCTGGGAAGAATGGTCCCCATCAACGCAGGGGGGACAATCTTGTCGCTGAAAAGCCTTTCGACCGAGGCCATGGTGTCGATCACTTCTGCTTGGGTGGACCCCAAGCAGGACCGGCCGCTGCTGGAGAAGTTTCCCAAGCTCGCGGCGCTCATCCCCGACGTGGAGGAGGCGCACCAGAACCTGCTCAAGATGCAGGTGGCCTCCGGGGGCGCGCCGAGCGGGCTCGCGGAGATCCAGGCCCAGGAGGCCGAGGCCGACGCGGTCCACGATCGAAAGCTCCGCGGCGTCTACAACGTGCTCACCGGCCTGGCCGACCTGGCCGAGCCGCCCACCGACGGGCCCATGTACCTGGCCCTCCGCGATCGCCTCTTCCCCAACGGGCTGCAGATGACCCGGGTGACCTATGCGGCGGAGGCGGGCGCGGTAGAGATGGTGAAGGACCGGCTCACCCCGGCCGATCGCAAGCTGGCCAAGGCCATCCCGCTGCCCAGCGGCAAGCTCCAGGATCAGATCGACGCCTGGATCGAGGCGGGCAAGCGGCTGGGCGCGCTGGAACAGAAGAAGTCGCGCCTGATCGCGCCGACGGGTCCTTCGCGAGCCGATGTGCTCGCCGCCCGGAACCACTGGATCACCGTGGTGAGCGCCCTCCTTGGCAATGCCGGCCTGGAGAAGAAGTTCACCGAGGTGATGGCCCAGCAGCTCTTCGGTCTGCTCCACCGGCTCGAGGCCGGCGGCGAGCGGGGCAAGGCCAATGGCGACGCCGGCGGCGCCGCCAAGGGCGCTCCCGGCTCGGCGGACGGCTCCTCGACCACCCCCGGCGACCCTTCCCCGGCCATCAAGAAGCCCTGAGGCGTGGTCGGCCAGGCTGGTCCGACCGCTGAACCATCAAAGTGCCTGGCCGGGCACGCCTTCGACGGAGAAAGTCTGTCCAGGGCGTGGTCGGCCACGGACTTTGATGGATCGGCTCCATCAAAAGCGTGGTCGGCCACGGTCTTTCATGGAGGGGCGCTACCCGAAGCGTGGACGCCCACGCTCTGCGGACGACTTACGGCGGCGCGTTGAAGCTCCACTCGCCGTCCACGCAGTAGACGTCCTGGGCGTTGCCGCCGTCGGGCATCAGGTAGAAGCCGACGCCCACGCACATCTCGGTGGGGAATGACAGCGCGCTCGAAGTGGTGTTGTCCCAGGTGCAGTGGGTGTGCATCACCTGGCCGGCGTGCACGGTGGCCGGCGCGGCGACGCCCCAGCGCTGCCAGCTCGGGTTGAACTGCTCCTCGGCCTGCCAGGTTGAGTCGTCGGAGAGCGTCTGCGCGTTGCCGCCGTCGCCGTCGTCCACGGTGGTGGTGGCCGTGGTGCCCCAGTAGTGCATGTGGTTCGCGAACATGAAGAAGTTCATGTCCTGGTTGATCTGGCAGGTGCGGTCGAAGATGCCCACCTGGCCCACGGGCACGTTGAACGTGGTCGCCGTGTTGTTGAAGAAGCCGGCCACCGTGTCCTGGGCGTTGGGTTGGGAGAACTTCACGTCCAGCACGGCCTGACCCTGGATGGGCGTGTCCCCCAGGTTCAGGAAGTGGGTGTTGGCCATCAGCGACTCGCCCGCCTTGAGCTGCAGCACCACGTGGTCGGGCAGGGCGCTCACCGAGCCACCCTCGCCGCCGATGCCTCCCAGGAAGCGGATGGAGAGCATGTCCGCGGTGGTGCAGGGACGGCTGGTGCCCACGTCCTTGGTGGTGGTGGTGGCGTAGAGCACCACGTGGTGGCCGTACTTGGATTGCAGGCCGGTCACGTCCGCCACGTTGACATCGGCCGTGGCCGGGCCGGCGAGCCACTGGCACCACAAGGTGCCGTCCATGGGCGCGAGGTTGTCGATGATGGGCGTGACGTAGCGCGTGTAGCCCGCGGGAACGGGCGGGGGATTGAAGCCGGGGATGAGCGTGGGGCCCGCGTCGACGGCGCCCGCGTCGGTCTCGCCGCCGCCCTTGCCGCAGCCCACCGCGAGCACGGCCAAGAGGATTACTGCCAGGCGCTTCATGGGACCGACCTCCCAATTGGGGGCCGGGCTCTACCAGAGCGTTCGATTGACCTGCAAGCCAACGCGCAGCGAATGGGTCAGTCGTTCTGGGCGCCGTTGGTGATCCACTGCTTGATGGCGTCGATCTGCGACTGGGGCAGCTGCGCCCCGGCGATCTTCGGCATCTCGGAGCAGTCGCGGGTGTTCTCCATCGCCGCGCCAGTGGCGTCGTGACCGGTGAGCTTCCAGATGAGGAAGCTGTGGTCGGGATCGCCCGGGATGACCAGGGTGGGCGGCGCGCCGCCGTCCGTGAATCCGTCGCAGATGTTCTCCCGGAACAGGCCGCTGCCCGGCGCGCTCTCGAGCATGCCGCCATCGGGCAAGACCAGGGCCGCCACCTCGAAGGCTGGCTGGTTCACCAGGTGCGCAAACGACGTGGCCGCGTCGGTCATCACCAGGTTTCCCTGGTGCGAGCCCGAGTCGTGGCAGGTCGAGACGGCGCAGCCCGTGCGAAAGACGCCCGCTTGGATGCTGGAGAGCTTGGGCTCGATGACAAGCTGGCCCGCATCGACGTTGCCCGCGTCCGTGCTGTCTCCGCCGCCGCTGCAGCCGGCGAAGAGCAGGGCCGCCAAGATGCTCGCGCGCTTCATCCGCCGTCTCCGGGGCCTGCGTCCGGGTAGCCGCCGTCGGGGTAGGGGCAGATCGGGTTGCCAGCCTGTCCACCGCTGCAGGTCAGCGGCACGCAGCCCATGGGACCGCCGCCGCTGCCGTCGCCGGTGCAGATGGCGCCCTCGCCGCAGTCGCTGTCGCACTGGCAGGTCATGGTGCAGAACCACTCGTTGGTGGCCTGGAAGGCCGCGTCGCAGATGATGGCGCCGGCGGTGGGGTTGGTGTCGCACTCGCCGCCGTGGGGCGTGCAGAACTTGCCCACCCCGAGCGCGTTGCCCAGGCTGCAGGGGTTGGTGCAGGTGTCGTCGTAGCCCGCGTCCACATGGGTGGGCGTGTACACGCAGCCCGCGTCGACGGCGCCCGCATCATTGCCGGCGTCGCCGGAGCCGCCGTCGGTGGTGCTCGACCCGCTGCAAGCCGTCAGGGCGAGCGCGGCCACGAGGGTGAAGACGAACGCGCGCATCGCTCTCCTACTTCTTCTCGGTGAACTCGGCGTCCACCACGTCGTCCTTCTTCTTCTTGTCGTCGGTGGGGTTGGCGCCCGGCGCTGCGCCCGGACCGGCCGCACCCGCGGCGCCCGGCGCGCCCGCACCCGCCTTGGCGTACATCTCCTCGGCGATCTTGTAGCTGGCCTGGGTCAGCTCGTCGGTGGCCTTGGACATCGCGGCCGTGTCTTTGGACTCCACGGCCTTCTTGAGCGCGTCGAGCTTGTCCTGGATGGTCTTCACCACGTCGGCGGAGACCTTGTCCTTGTTGTCGGCGAGCAGCTTCTCGGTCTGGTACACGAGCGAGTCGGCCTTGTTGCGGACCTCGGCCTCCTCGCGGCGCTTCTTGTCCTCGGCCTCGTTGCTCTTGGCCTCGCGGACCGCGCGCTCGACGTCGTCCTTGCTCATGCCCGAGGAGCCGGTGATGGTGATCTTCTGCTCCTTGTTCGTGGCCTTGTCCTTGGCCGACACGTGCACGATGCCGTTGGCGTCGATGTCGAAGGTCACCTCGACCTGGGGCATGCCGCGGGGCGCGGGCGGGATGCCGTCGAGGTGGAACTTGCCGAGGGTCTTGTTGCCGGCCGCCATCTCACGCTCGCCCTGGAGCACGTGCACCTCCACGCTGGTCTGGCCGTCGGCGGCGGTGGAGTAGATCTCCGAGCGGCGCGTCGGAATCGTGGTGTTGCGCTCGATGAGCTTGCTGAACACGCCGCCGAGGGTCTCGATGCCGAGGCTGAGGGGCGTCACGTCGAGGAGCAGCAGGTCTTTGACCTCGCCGCTGAGCACGCCGGCCTGAACCGCCGCGCCGATGGCCACCACCTCATCCGGGTTCACGGACCGGTTCGGCTCCTTGCCGAAGAACTTCTTCACCGCCTCCTGCACCTTGGGGATGCGCGTGGAGCCGCCCACGAGCAAGACCTCCTGGATCTCGGAGGGCTTCTTCTTGGCGTCGGCGAGGGCCTTGCGGCAGGGCTCGAGGCTGCGCTCCACCAGGCTGTCGATCATCATCTCCAGCTTGGCGCGGGAGAGGCGCATGGTGAGGTGCTTGGGGCCGGTGGCGTCGGCGGTGAGGAAGGGGAGGTTGATCTCCGTCTCCATCATCGACGAGAGCTCGATCTTGGCCTTCTCCGCGGCCTCCTTGAGGCGCTGGAGCACCATCTTG includes the following:
- a CDS encoding serine/threonine protein kinase, which encodes MCQQLRVSEAFGRYQLLKKLATGGMAEIWLARQQGMEGFSKLLVIKRILPHLAENEEFINMFLDEARIAARLNHANVVQIFDLGAQGEHYFIAMEYLHGEDARRVWRQAERQSKPLPIALACRIVMDACAGLDYAHKKTDDAGKPLNIVHRDVSPQNIIVTFEGSVKVVDFGIAKAADQSSVTKSGVVKGKYSYMSPEQASGARNIDHRTDQFALGIVLYELVTGERLFKRGSDLETLRAVEKCQVMPPSQVNSRVPLTLDAVILRALQKDPDQRYKDCQAMQLALEDWLLQNRLPNSSAQLASFLAEIYSERLEEERKLGHPIWDEQPDPNASLPGVREDPGSSPNTAAAKPKSISLAGSRPRSLGMNSGPFAMAVGAPDPIPSVPPKPAPPVASSPSLRAQATTDPPSLRRGTVDAPSVRRPTHDAPSIRRPGVEPANNLAVDDGATFAEQNTVSETNGSKSNSISREQARGQARRSLWVGVGAGGLVVLLGMIGLALLTSKPQPVSPPPADTHGTTSVDPAAVAKIATLTFTSKPSFAHIFVDGQELGQAPITASYPLGRTLRLEARLDGYLTDSRTYAVEKTGTVGFELGKEKEKETPLTPSGTTTGGAVTRPEPSKAFIVLESPMPLAVTLDGKQVHLPLQEAINLKSHVVTAAYLHLDYSRRFELQPRAGERLAPKLTPGVGKLLVTIKNQGYADVYVGGVAHGQVPEPPFELAEGEHTLTLKNAELGKIKTVKVNITAGQTTTVPVDLDAD
- a CDS encoding Hsp70 family protein, which encodes KMVLQRLKEAAEKAKIELSSMMETEINLPFLTADATGPKHLTMRLSRAKLEMMIDSLVERSLEPCRKALADAKKKPSEIQEVLLVGGSTRIPKVQEAVKKFFGKEPNRSVNPDEVVAIGAAVQAGVLSGEVKDLLLLDVTPLSLGIETLGGVFSKLIERNTTIPTRRSEIYSTAADGQTSVEVHVLQGEREMAAGNKTLGKFHLDGIPPAPRGMPQVEVTFDIDANGIVHVSAKDKATNKEQKITITGSSGMSKDDVERAVREAKSNEAEDKKRREEAEVRNKADSLVYQTEKLLADNKDKVSADVVKTIQDKLDALKKAVESKDTAAMSKATDELTQASYKIAEEMYAKAGAGAPGAAGAAGPGAAPGANPTDDKKKKDDVVDAEFTEKK
- a CDS encoding HEAT repeat domain-containing protein — translated: MRPVFTAVVLAAAAILMGASPPTPPPGAPKKLPGTLGPGTELLDRVKVAPFIARGHVLPAPTGGESSFKVHIDRWLKGTNPSSDLVVEFNQQRPITADGHGELLFLAPPMQRADAGKTSDLRAITEPGERYEFPDSQAGAIDQAVLDLIAGAPEDKVLGQLVKLTPRFSVPAASRLALHATRDPGALAAANEAALAPDTQAEARTSLIELLGAKLPTSTLEQLAKGPDERTQLAALAALGRLAANEPDKRPQAVAALQSAASSSNPHVQLAAAQALAGAGQASALPTLDALLAGSDAAVRAEAVRALGELARHGNDDAYARLAKLSTDADPEVKARALGALRELGPRAAPQSSNLVLFAGVSVGIVVALVALFVMRRKKA
- a CDS encoding DUF4091 domain-containing protein is translated as MSKQHVKPAVLTRCMGLLAGLSALAVPAAAQATAVWATHATVKVRPSDAPGANTSVQISAARNEFEPFQVVVQGAATGVQATASALTGPGTIPASNIAIYREALYNATQASGPDGATGQWPDGLVPDVDAYAHEKRNAFPFDVAAGQEQALWVDVFVPPDTPPGSYTGTVTVTGSGIPNGTVDVPVTLTVHQFTLPSTPSLKTAFGMWWGGPCAAEYGDSSCGGNTAELESLRSLYVQAALDHRISIEGAVYQGPSGSDWTHFDQVYGPLLDGTAPTKLSGAKLTEVRYQASRDVPTATNWAQHFHAKGWFNQLFDYTCDEPPATCAWSDIPARNSIMKAADPSFRTLVTTSIESSNAQGVTPDINVMVPVVNFLEPKGSANDRSAYDPFLATSGNELWWYQSCMSHGCGAGATDPYWAGWPSYAIDASAIRARAQEWLSFKNNVSAELYYETMMHSATAWTDQFDFGGNGDGTLFYPGQPSVIGGTTHVPVESIRLKLIREGIEDYEYLKMLSDLGDGAWAQQQAAALFPSAGDASSVDPNELYAVREAIAQRIDSHMVQATTSTSTSTSTTGTTGAVTTSTTATGGTTGGGATTTTASTGTTGGSTGSTVTSTSTGGSSGSTGTHVTATVSSTTTGGSTGSTSTATSSKKSGGCGVLGAGPDVLSIVGAIWAMRRRKKKQQ
- a CDS encoding sigma 54-dependent Fis family transcriptional regulator, with product MSETEKLPAISTTELLEGGARAPARFRLVVRGGHSDLLIERGTYRVGKDPGCDLVLDDPAVSREHLLVEALGHSVRLRDLGSTNGSYLHESRFDMIEVSEGAVIRLGKTELQLLAADAMGTLAPSMSTSFGELRGQSLAMRRLFALLERIAPTEAPVLIQGETGTGKELCAEALHAASPRGTKPFVVVDLAAMQPNLIESELFGHVRGAFTGAVADRAGAFERADGGTVFLDEVGELSAELQPRLLRALERGQVKRVGANEFKTVNVRVMAATHRDLLTMSRENRFREDLYHRLAVLHVRLPSLRERREDVPDLVETFLARLGKPGAIGPNTMGLLVAHDWPGNVRELRNVVERAVSLSSGADELAPELLSLPDDARPATPNNGLPFKEAKERLIEAFEREYLEGLLSRCGGNVSRAAREAGIDRVYLHRLLKRYGLARGEHA